GGACTGGCCGGTATGGGGGATCTGGCGGCCACCTGCATCTCCCCGCTGTCGCGCAACCGCACGTTCGGGGAGCGACTGGGACGGGGGGAATCGCTCCTCGAGGCACAGCGGGCGGCGCACGGTCAGGTCGCCGAGGGGGTCAAATCCTGTACCGCGCTGTGCGAGCTCGCGAAGAGGCACGGTGTGGAGATGCCGATCGCGGAGATCGTTCACCGCGTGTGCCACGAGGGGCTGGAGCCCGTTCCCGCCGCTGTCGAGCTGCTGGGGCGGGAGCCCAAGCCCGAGTGAGCCGTGTCGGTGCCCGCTTTTCGTGCCTGCTCCGCGTGAGTCGGTTCGGCAGCGGTGCACGGATGCGACTTCCGGGGTCCGGTGGGGTGTTTCCCCGGGACCAGGACGAACGAACGGATCGCGTAGAAGGAGAGCTTCCTTGCTCGGTGACGGTACGCGTTGTGTGCACGGTGGTGAGTCGGATCCCGCTGTGGCCGAGCCGCTCATGCCGGGACCGGTGTTCGCCGCGCCATATCACCTGGGTGGTGCCGACCGGGTGGGGGACGCGGATTTCTACGGACGGGCCGGGAACCCGGGGTGGCGTGCCCTGGAACGGGCTCTCGGTGAACTGGACGGCGGCAGCTGCGTGCTGCTGCCGTCCGGAATGGCCGCCATCGGCACGCTGCTGCGGACGGTGTTGCACGCGGGGGACACGCTCGTGCTGCCCGCGGACGGCTACTACGCCACGCGGGACCTCGTGCGCACGGAGCTGTCCGAGCTGCACCTCGACGTCCGCGAGGTGCCCACTTCGGGGCCGTTTCCGCCGGAGATGTTCGACAACGCGCGTCTGGTGCTGTTGGAGACCCCGTCCAATCCCGGGTTGGACGTCTGCGACATCGCGGAACTGGCCGAACGCGCCCACGCCGCGGGTGCGCTGCTCGCCGTGGACAACACGACCGCCACACCGCTCGGGCAGCGTCCGCTGGAACTGGGCGCCGACGCGGTGGTCGCCAGCGACACCAAGGCGGTTTGCGGACACAGCGATCTGCTGCTCGGGCACGTCAGCACCGCCGACGAGGAACTGGCACGACGGCTGACCGGGAACCGCACTCTTTCGGGTGCCATACCCGCGCCGTTCGAAACCTGGCTGGCCCACCGGAGTCTGGCCACTCTGGACCTTCGACTGGAGAGGCAGGCCACCAACGCGGCCGCGCTGGCCGATGCGCTGGCGGAGCACCCCTCCGTTTCGGGCTTGCGTTGGCCGGGGCTGCCTTCCGATCCCGCTCACGAGCTGGCGAGTCGGCAGATGCGGCGCTGGGGTGGAGTGCTGCGGTTCGAGCTGCGGGACGCGGAAGCGGTGCGCCGGTTGCTCGAGCGCAGCCGGTTGGTTTCGGGCGCCACCAGTTTCGGCGGGGTGCACAGCACGGCCGATCGGCGGGCGCAGTGGGGAGACCCGGTTCCCGAGGGATTCGTGCGGTTCTCCGCGGGCTGCGAGGACACCGCCGATCTGGTGGCGGACGTTCTCGGTGCCCTGGACTGAGCGTGTGTTCGGCCCGGGTGGTGCGGAGAACACGCACGAGGCGTGACACGTGGCGGTGACCACGACCGTGTGAGATCTTGCTTTCCGTGGGCACCGGCCTTGACGATGCCGAGCAGTGTTGCTTGACTCGGAATCGTGTTGTTGCGCGCTGTGAAGACTTTGTCGGTGACGGTCCGGGCATATCTTGGCCCCCGTCGCCACGTCGAACTGCGCCTGGTGGCCAGCGCATTGTGTCCTTCGTGCTGAAGGTT
This genomic stretch from Actinopolyspora halophila DSM 43834 harbors:
- a CDS encoding cystathionine gamma-lyase — encoded protein: MLGDGTRCVHGGESDPAVAEPLMPGPVFAAPYHLGGADRVGDADFYGRAGNPGWRALERALGELDGGSCVLLPSGMAAIGTLLRTVLHAGDTLVLPADGYYATRDLVRTELSELHLDVREVPTSGPFPPEMFDNARLVLLETPSNPGLDVCDIAELAERAHAAGALLAVDNTTATPLGQRPLELGADAVVASDTKAVCGHSDLLLGHVSTADEELARRLTGNRTLSGAIPAPFETWLAHRSLATLDLRLERQATNAAALADALAEHPSVSGLRWPGLPSDPAHELASRQMRRWGGVLRFELRDAEAVRRLLERSRLVSGATSFGGVHSTADRRAQWGDPVPEGFVRFSAGCEDTADLVADVLGALD